The DNA segment CGACGAGGTGGCCGCTCTGGGTCGGGTCTCCCGGAACACCCTATACAACCCAGCGGTCCTGCACGAGATAGAGAGCATGGCCTACCGGAGGAAGTTCGAGGAGCTGTTGTCGGCCGTGTGGATCGCCCAATCCCAGCTGGGAGACATCATCGCTCTGCAACGGACCGTATGCGTCCTCAAGCGCTCCATGTCCGAAGAGGACATAGTCTCCACGGAAAAGGTGGAAAGGGACATAGACCACCAAGCGCTGCCTTACGAAACGATATGATCTCAGCTAACCAATTCCCGGCCTGACAAGGCCGGATGTATACTTTTCAACATCTCCCCATTAAACATATTAGGCCTTTCTTCCCTATCACAACATGATTAACATGGAGGGCATCGAGATCATTACGACGAAAAAGATAACGGCCATAGCCATCAGGGAGACGGTGAAGGTCGGTGAGATGCCTCAGGCCATGGGGCTCATGTTCTTAGAGCTCGGTCCGCTTTTGGGGAAAGCGGTCCGCTGTGTCGGGCCACCGTTCGCATTGTACCATTCGTGGTCTGGTGAAGAGATGGACATGGACGTCGGTTTCCCGGTGGCCGGAAAGGGCGTGACGAAAGGAAGGGTGCGTCCCATCGAGCTCCCTGCGGTCAAGGCTGCGGTGGCCATGCATGTAGGGCCGTACGAAACCATATCCGACACCTACAACAAGATGATGGTGTGGATGGAGGAGAAGGGCTACAAGCCATTGGACTTCATGTGGGAAGAGTACCTGAACGGCCCGCAGGACACCCCGCCTGAAAAACTGATGACCCGGCTGATATGGCCTGTTAGGTAGGGCCTATTAAGAACGAATGCCCAGAAGAGCATTTGTTGTCCAATATAGTGAAATCGATGAGGCCGATATGATTTTAAAGATGACGGGTCTGGCATGTAAAAAGGATCACCGGTCAAAGATC comes from the Methanomassiliicoccales archaeon genome and includes:
- a CDS encoding GyrI-like domain-containing protein; this translates as MINMEGIEIITTKKITAIAIRETVKVGEMPQAMGLMFLELGPLLGKAVRCVGPPFALYHSWSGEEMDMDVGFPVAGKGVTKGRVRPIELPAVKAAVAMHVGPYETISDTYNKMMVWMEEKGYKPLDFMWEEYLNGPQDTPPEKLMTRLIWPVR